In Streptomyces hawaiiensis, one genomic interval encodes:
- a CDS encoding DUF6895 family protein: MDAYKALAETALTAGLILRDGAASSREATLARELLDFCWTELKEGALLYEQLLRHPLATDAFECYGHFARAGYSHRGLERLTSHLAAAGTAQAVEHVPNRRLAVANALRITGHDRGAGAPDWETLTRATWLGSTPPPWHIDWMTGYAVTHTVFHLTDWGRLPHALPGDVTAYITRWLPVWTDVWTETCQWDLVGELLFIGSCLPEPYAEPDDWRRLAEIQHEDGLVPRDDQPVDDAPATRFQDHHHPTVVAAIAATIALTRALDSMGTSAASATAPGTLA, from the coding sequence TTGGACGCGTACAAGGCACTGGCGGAGACGGCACTGACGGCCGGCCTGATCCTGCGCGACGGGGCCGCCAGCAGCCGAGAGGCGACGCTGGCCCGGGAACTGCTCGACTTCTGCTGGACGGAGCTGAAGGAGGGCGCCCTGCTGTACGAGCAGCTGCTGCGCCACCCCCTGGCCACCGACGCCTTCGAGTGCTACGGCCACTTCGCCCGGGCCGGCTACAGCCATCGCGGCCTGGAACGGTTGACTTCCCACCTCGCTGCGGCAGGCACCGCACAGGCCGTCGAACACGTCCCCAACCGGCGGCTCGCCGTTGCCAACGCGCTCCGAATCACCGGCCACGACCGCGGAGCGGGAGCTCCCGACTGGGAGACGCTGACCCGGGCGACCTGGCTTGGCAGCACCCCGCCCCCCTGGCACATCGACTGGATGACCGGCTACGCCGTCACTCACACCGTCTTCCACCTCACTGACTGGGGTCGGCTCCCGCACGCACTGCCCGGTGACGTGACCGCCTACATCACCCGCTGGCTGCCGGTATGGACGGACGTCTGGACGGAGACCTGCCAGTGGGACCTGGTGGGCGAACTGCTGTTCATCGGCAGCTGCCTGCCAGAGCCCTACGCCGAGCCGGACGACTGGCGCCGCCTGGCGGAAATTCAGCACGAGGACGGCCTGGTGCCCCGCGATGACCAGCCCGTCGACGACGCCCCCGCCACCCGCTTCCAGGACCACCACCACCCCACCGTGGTGGCTGCCATCGCCGCAACTATCGCCCTCACCCGCGCCCTGGACTCGATGGGCACCTCAGCCGCGTCCGCAACCGCCCCCGGCACACTCGCATGA
- a CDS encoding serine hydrolase domain-containing protein encodes MTASLLAGNPEDGAEHALDPATVHQATHSLLSTTTTARGASAIAVGLHREGRRALLVRGHTAHRAGAPADASTRFEIGSLTKTFTALLMAEQAARGELHHHDPLARHLPAGTPLPPRGTHITLTHLATHTSGLPTTPPGLPHLLPTLLRSALPRLCTTAYAGFTTDDLLHALAHARLRAAPGTRMHYSNFGGSLLGHALTGAADGISYPDLLEARVLRPLHLRDTSCTATPPPHSTQVTGHRRHRAQPPLRMPGLAPAGALRSSVRDLLTLTEALLDPPTADNTPPTLRTALEDVLRPRLRMPNGNGLALVWNFRPRPDGSVLYHHSGGTFGCTVFAGFNPRHRTALVALANTASGTGIPLIQQAYNALIALHE; translated from the coding sequence ATGACCGCCTCCCTCCTCGCCGGCAACCCGGAGGACGGAGCGGAGCACGCACTCGACCCCGCCACCGTCCACCAGGCGACACACAGCCTGCTGTCCACCACGACCACAGCACGCGGAGCCAGCGCGATCGCGGTCGGCCTCCACCGTGAGGGCCGCCGCGCCTTGCTCGTACGCGGCCATACCGCCCACCGCGCCGGAGCACCGGCCGACGCGAGCACCCGTTTCGAAATCGGCTCCCTCACCAAGACGTTCACCGCCCTGCTCATGGCCGAACAAGCAGCTCGCGGCGAACTGCACCACCACGACCCGCTCGCCCGCCACCTCCCCGCCGGCACCCCCCTGCCCCCACGCGGTACCCACATCACCCTGACCCACCTCGCCACCCACACATCGGGACTGCCCACCACCCCACCCGGCCTGCCCCACCTCCTGCCCACCCTGCTCCGCTCCGCCCTCCCGCGACTGTGCACCACCGCCTACGCCGGCTTCACCACCGACGACCTGCTGCACGCACTGGCCCACGCCCGCCTGCGGGCCGCCCCGGGCACCCGCATGCACTACTCCAATTTCGGCGGGAGCCTCCTCGGCCACGCCCTCACCGGCGCAGCCGACGGCATCTCCTACCCCGACTTGCTCGAAGCCCGAGTCCTTCGGCCCCTCCACCTCCGCGACACCAGCTGCACCGCCACTCCGCCCCCGCACTCCACGCAGGTCACCGGCCACCGGCGCCACCGCGCTCAGCCCCCGCTCCGCATGCCCGGCCTGGCACCCGCAGGAGCCCTCCGCTCCAGCGTCCGCGACCTGCTCACCCTCACCGAGGCCCTCCTCGACCCGCCCACGGCCGACAACACCCCGCCCACGCTGCGGACGGCTCTGGAAGACGTCCTGCGGCCCCGGCTGCGCATGCCGAACGGCAACGGCCTGGCCCTGGTGTGGAACTTCCGCCCCCGCCCGGACGGCTCCGTCCTCTACCACCACTCGGGCGGCACCTTCGGCTGCACCGTCTTCGCCGGTTTCAACCCCCGCCACCGCACCGCCCTGGTCGCCCTGGCGAACACCGCATCCGGAACCGGCATCCCCCTTATCCAGCAGGCATACAACGCCCTGATCGCCCTGCACGAGTGA